Proteins co-encoded in one Novosphingobium sp. PP1Y genomic window:
- a CDS encoding biopolymer transporter ExbD: MAMGLSGGAGRGRRRGRGTRAPMAEINVTPLVDVMLVLLIIFMVTAPLLKAAVPIELPDSRAKAMSEEAAQITLSIKRDGVIYFEEEALAAGELAERLAAVTPGPDGKKPLVTLRADKALDYGTVMGVMGELNHAGFTSISLVTGVSSRSGG, from the coding sequence ATGGCAATGGGACTGTCAGGAGGTGCAGGACGCGGACGGCGCCGGGGACGTGGGACCCGCGCGCCGATGGCGGAGATCAACGTCACCCCGCTGGTCGACGTCATGCTCGTCCTGCTTATCATCTTCATGGTGACGGCGCCCTTGCTCAAGGCCGCCGTACCGATCGAGCTGCCCGACAGCCGGGCCAAGGCGATGTCGGAGGAAGCCGCGCAGATCACGCTGAGCATCAAGCGTGACGGCGTGATCTACTTCGAGGAAGAGGCGCTCGCTGCCGGAGAGCTGGCCGAACGGCTTGCCGCCGTGACGCCGGGGCCCGACGGCAAGAAGCCGCTCGTGACGCTGCGGGCCGACAAGGCACTGGATTACGGCACCGTCATGGGCGTGATGGGCGAACTCAACCATGCCGGTTTCACCTCGATCTCGCTGGTGACCGGCGTCAGCAGCCGTTCAGGCGGCTGA
- a CDS encoding PEP-CTERM sorting domain-containing protein produces the protein MRYTGHCISLATLIALPVPAFAAASVPLPEPSGLALLGIGLAGLALGRRLSSRRSKD, from the coding sequence GTGCGTTACACCGGTCACTGCATTTCGCTTGCCACATTGATCGCCCTGCCGGTCCCCGCCTTCGCCGCGGCCAGCGTGCCGTTGCCCGAGCCGAGCGGACTTGCCCTGCTGGGCATCGGCCTGGCCGGTCTGGCCCTGGGGCGGCGGCTGTCGTCGCGCCGGTCCAAGGACTGA
- the tolQ gene encoding protein TolQ, with translation MTLDLLASAVAISGETDRLNPIKLFLDADIVVQAIMFGLLLASIWVWMIIITFTMRMGGVQRRCDEYEDGFWEAENFESFQKERARRNVPLGKVAGAGLAEWRRNAQSRTVDHEGARQRIALAMTSSLGEEADALSDRLNFLATVGSVAPFVGLFGTVWGIMNSFFQIGQQQNSSLAVVAPGISEALFATAIGLFAAIPAVIAYNRFSHRVNSFEARMQRFADQLHAALTRQLEQR, from the coding sequence ATGACTCTCGACCTGCTTGCTTCTGCCGTAGCGATCAGCGGCGAAACCGATCGGCTGAACCCGATCAAGCTGTTCCTTGACGCGGACATCGTCGTTCAGGCCATCATGTTCGGCCTGCTGCTGGCGAGCATCTGGGTCTGGATGATCATCATCACCTTCACGATGCGCATGGGCGGGGTCCAGCGCCGCTGCGACGAGTACGAGGACGGCTTCTGGGAGGCCGAGAACTTCGAATCGTTCCAGAAGGAGCGCGCGCGCCGCAACGTGCCGCTCGGCAAGGTGGCCGGGGCCGGACTGGCCGAATGGCGCCGCAACGCCCAGTCCCGCACCGTCGATCACGAAGGCGCACGCCAGCGCATCGCCCTGGCCATGACCTCGTCGCTGGGTGAAGAAGCGGATGCGCTGTCGGACCGCCTCAACTTCCTTGCCACCGTGGGTTCGGTCGCACCCTTCGTCGGTTTGTTCGGCACCGTCTGGGGCATCATGAACAGCTTCTTCCAGATCGGCCAGCAGCAGAACTCCTCGCTGGCGGTCGTCGCGCCCGGCATTTCCGAAGCGCTGTTCGCCACCGCCATCGGCCTGTTCGCGGCGATCCCGGCAGTTATCGCCTACAATCGCTTCTCGCACCGGGTGAACTCGTTCGAAGCGCGCATGCAGCGCTTTGCCGACCAGCTCCACGCGGCGCTCACGCGCCAGCTCGAACAGCGCTGA
- a CDS encoding phosphoribosyl-ATP diphosphatase: MAWRIMMSPQSQSGDTLSRLEATIAARRAADPETSYVAKLNASGLGKMSQKLGEEATETIIAALAQGPRELIGEAADLLFHLMVLLGARGVPLADVLAELDRREGVSGIAEKASRPKD, from the coding sequence ATGGCTTGGCGCATCATGATGAGTCCGCAATCCCAGAGCGGGGACACCCTGTCCCGCCTCGAAGCCACGATCGCGGCGCGCCGCGCGGCCGATCCCGAAACCAGCTATGTCGCCAAGCTCAACGCCAGTGGCCTGGGCAAGATGTCCCAGAAGCTGGGCGAAGAGGCGACCGAAACGATCATCGCCGCGCTGGCGCAGGGCCCCAGGGAACTGATCGGCGAAGCCGCGGACCTGCTGTTCCACCTCATGGTCCTGCTCGGCGCCAGGGGCGTGCCCCTTGCCGATGTCCTGGCAGAGCTTGACCGCCGCGAAGGCGTCTCGGGCATTGCCGAAAAGGCATCGCGCCCCAAGGACTGA
- the pal gene encoding peptidoglycan-associated lipoprotein Pal, with amino-acid sequence MLLFAGALAISACASKAPKELPPEPGPATTTQAPPADLGPTPGSQADFLAKMSGSDTIYFDTDKYDIDAMDQEALARQAQWLLQYPNKRATIEGHCDERGTREYNLALGERRANAAMNYLVSLGVDAARLSTISYGKERPVALGSNEQAWAQNRRAVTVTID; translated from the coding sequence ATGCTTCTCTTTGCCGGGGCATTGGCCATTTCGGCTTGCGCTTCCAAGGCGCCCAAGGAACTTCCGCCCGAGCCCGGCCCGGCCACCACGACGCAGGCTCCGCCCGCCGATCTCGGCCCGACTCCGGGCAGCCAGGCCGACTTCCTCGCCAAGATGAGCGGTTCGGACACGATCTACTTCGACACCGACAAGTACGACATCGACGCGATGGACCAGGAAGCGCTCGCCAGGCAGGCGCAGTGGCTGCTGCAGTATCCCAACAAGCGTGCGACCATCGAAGGGCACTGTGACGAGCGCGGCACGCGCGAGTACAACCTGGCCCTGGGCGAACGCCGCGCCAATGCCGCGATGAACTACCTCGTCAGCCTGGGCGTGGATGCCGCGCGTCTTTCGACCATCAGCTATGGCAAGGAACGCCCGGTCGCGCTCGGTTCGAACGAGCAGGCGTGGGCGCAGAACCGCCGCGCGGTCACTGTCACGATCGACTGA
- the tolB gene encoding Tol-Pal system beta propeller repeat protein TolB, with product MTPRILSLVSVLALCAAAPLAAQDTAPAPDAGGGLVSDDGGLTGSVSDESDWQDLGIAITTFATDADVPTQTNAGSTSALGRALSQVVAADLKNNGLFKPSGPAGLPQPAFSEVQTPNFPIWSVRSTDMLVQGYVRAAANGQLTVGCYLYDVALKQQLAKGGWQVGPADWRRAAHKCADMVYSRLSGESPFFDSKIAYIAETGPKDHRIKRLAVMDSDGANHRYLTSGQATALTPRYSPDYSRILYLSYLNGQPSIYSYDLASNSQKLIVRTGNPTMAPRWSPDGKWVLYSMSMGGRTDIYRISSAGGGTPQRLTNGPGINIGGSYSPDGSRIVFESDRSGSQQIYVMNADGSNQHRISFFGGRAATPEWSPRGDQIAFTHIAGNLRIAVMSPDGRGMRYLTNSWQDEAPTWSPNGRIVQFFRTEKNSGITSIWQVDLTGRNERKLPTPVGASDPAWGPVRP from the coding sequence ATGACCCCCCGGATACTTTCGCTCGTCTCGGTTCTTGCGCTTTGCGCGGCAGCCCCTCTCGCCGCGCAGGACACCGCGCCTGCCCCGGATGCGGGGGGTGGGCTCGTCTCGGACGATGGCGGCCTGACCGGTTCGGTCTCCGACGAAAGCGACTGGCAGGACCTGGGCATTGCGATCACCACGTTCGCGACTGACGCTGACGTGCCCACGCAGACCAACGCGGGCTCTACATCGGCGCTTGGCCGTGCCCTGTCGCAGGTAGTTGCCGCCGACCTCAAGAACAACGGCTTGTTCAAGCCCTCGGGCCCGGCCGGCCTGCCGCAGCCGGCCTTCTCGGAAGTCCAGACGCCCAACTTCCCGATCTGGTCGGTCCGTAGCACCGACATGCTGGTGCAGGGCTATGTCCGCGCCGCCGCGAACGGGCAACTTACCGTGGGCTGCTATCTCTACGACGTCGCGCTCAAGCAGCAACTGGCCAAGGGCGGCTGGCAGGTCGGCCCGGCCGACTGGCGCCGCGCTGCGCACAAGTGCGCCGACATGGTCTATTCGCGCCTTTCCGGCGAAAGCCCGTTCTTCGACTCGAAGATCGCCTACATCGCCGAGACCGGCCCCAAGGACCACCGCATCAAGCGGCTGGCGGTGATGGATTCGGACGGCGCCAACCACCGCTACCTGACCAGCGGGCAGGCAACGGCGCTGACCCCGCGCTATTCGCCCGACTATTCCAGGATCCTCTATCTGTCCTACCTCAACGGACAGCCGAGCATCTATTCCTACGACCTGGCGTCCAACAGCCAGAAGCTGATCGTGCGCACCGGCAATCCCACGATGGCGCCGCGCTGGTCGCCCGACGGCAAGTGGGTGCTCTATTCGATGTCGATGGGTGGCCGCACCGACATCTACCGCATTTCCTCGGCAGGGGGCGGCACGCCGCAGCGCCTGACCAATGGCCCCGGCATCAACATCGGTGGCAGCTACTCGCCCGACGGCAGCCGGATCGTGTTCGAAAGCGACCGTTCGGGCAGCCAGCAGATCTACGTGATGAATGCCGACGGTTCCAACCAGCACCGCATCAGCTTCTTCGGCGGCCGTGCGGCAACGCCGGAATGGAGCCCGCGCGGCGACCAGATCGCCTTCACCCACATTGCCGGCAACCTGCGTATAGCCGTGATGAGTCCGGACGGGCGGGGGATGCGCTACCTGACCAATTCGTGGCAGGACGAGGCGCCGACCTGGTCTCCCAACGGGCGCATCGTCCAGTTCTTCCGTACCGAGAAGAACTCCGGAATTACCTCGATCTGGCAAGTCGACCTGACCGGCCGGAACGAACGTAAGCTGCCCACTCCGGTGGGCGCGTCGGACCCCGCATGGGGTCCGGTTCGTCCCTGA
- a CDS encoding J domain-containing protein, protein MSRARRSMDWGFPRWRGYESAREAAQIRLCDRHGCSEPGDCPAPKSPSSPDRWYFCQKHAAEYNAGWDYFAGLTKEEAAAREKKERQTHEGYQESSHYGWAGSGDGSRSGDELRALEALGLEPDADFDAVRKAWRTKAKEVHPDVRPGDAEAAKAFQTYQLAYEVLRAAEERREWHG, encoded by the coding sequence ATGAGCCGCGCACGCAGATCCATGGACTGGGGATTCCCGCGCTGGCGCGGCTACGAGTCCGCGCGCGAGGCCGCGCAGATCCGCCTGTGCGATCGCCACGGCTGCTCGGAGCCGGGCGATTGCCCCGCGCCGAAGAGCCCCAGCAGCCCGGATCGCTGGTACTTCTGTCAGAAGCACGCGGCCGAGTACAATGCCGGCTGGGACTATTTCGCCGGTCTCACCAAGGAAGAGGCCGCAGCGCGCGAAAAGAAGGAACGCCAGACCCACGAGGGCTACCAGGAATCCTCTCACTATGGCTGGGCCGGTTCGGGTGACGGCAGCCGCAGCGGCGATGAACTGCGCGCGCTCGAAGCATTGGGCCTCGAACCCGATGCGGACTTCGACGCGGTGCGCAAGGCATGGCGCACGAAAGCCAAGGAAGTCCACCCGGACGTCCGGCCCGGCGATGCCGAAGCGGCCAAGGCCTTCCAGACTTACCAGCTCGCCTATGAAGTCCTGCGCGCGGCCGAAGAACGGCGCGAATGGCACGGCTGA
- the hisF gene encoding imidazole glycerol phosphate synthase subunit HisF, with the protein MTVRVRVIPCLDVADGRVVKGVNFVDLKDAGDPVEQARAYDAAGADELCFLDISASHEGRGTLLDIVQRTAEVCFMPLTVGGGVRTAEDARALLLAGADKVAVNSAAVSRPEVVADIAHKFGSQCIVASVDARKVGEGRWEIFTHGGRRPTGIDALEHALKLAELGSGELLVTSMDGDGTQSGYDLELTRTIADSVSVPVIASGGVGTLDHLVQGVTRGHASAVLAASIFHFGKHSIAEAHAALRSAGLPARA; encoded by the coding sequence ATGACTGTCCGCGTCCGTGTCATTCCCTGCCTCGACGTTGCCGACGGCCGCGTGGTCAAGGGCGTCAACTTCGTCGACCTGAAGGACGCGGGCGATCCGGTCGAGCAGGCGCGCGCCTATGACGCGGCCGGTGCGGACGAGCTGTGTTTCCTCGACATTTCGGCCAGCCACGAAGGGCGCGGAACGCTGCTCGACATCGTCCAGCGCACCGCGGAAGTCTGCTTCATGCCGCTGACCGTGGGCGGCGGCGTACGCACTGCCGAGGACGCGCGGGCGCTGTTGCTGGCGGGGGCTGACAAGGTCGCGGTCAACTCCGCCGCCGTTTCGCGCCCCGAGGTGGTCGCCGACATCGCCCACAAGTTCGGCTCGCAATGCATCGTCGCCTCTGTCGATGCGCGCAAGGTGGGCGAGGGGCGCTGGGAGATCTTCACCCATGGCGGCCGCCGTCCGACCGGCATCGATGCGCTGGAGCACGCCCTGAAGCTGGCCGAGCTGGGTTCGGGCGAACTGCTGGTCACCTCGATGGACGGGGACGGAACCCAGAGCGGCTATGACCTCGAACTGACGCGCACGATTGCCGATTCGGTTTCGGTCCCGGTCATTGCCAGCGGCGGCGTGGGCACGCTCGATCACCTTGTTCAGGGCGTGACGCGCGGTCATGCAAGCGCGGTCCTGGCCGCCTCGATCTTCCACTTCGGCAAGCATTCGATCGCCGAGGCGCACGCTGCCCTGCGCTCTGCGGGACTTCCGGCACGGGCCTGA
- a CDS encoding YbgC/FadM family acyl-CoA thioesterase gives MAIPEPSCGTIDLGVHRYALRVYYEDTDAGGVVYHANYLRWFERARSDLLDLLGIDQRAALEAGEGLYTVAEATLRYRAPARLGDTVVIETFPETVGRVACTLRQVAWRGETRLCEAVVKVGFIGPDGRPRKQPAAWQHAFDSLVDGRMLSQSPATGPVSGLESGPEGLE, from the coding sequence ATGGCCATTCCAGAACCCAGTTGCGGCACGATCGACCTCGGTGTCCATCGCTATGCCCTGCGCGTGTACTATGAAGACACCGACGCGGGCGGGGTCGTCTATCATGCCAATTACCTGCGCTGGTTCGAGCGCGCCCGTTCCGACCTGCTCGACTTGCTCGGCATCGACCAGCGTGCTGCGCTGGAAGCGGGCGAGGGGCTCTATACCGTTGCCGAGGCCACGCTGCGCTACCGCGCCCCGGCGCGCCTTGGCGATACCGTCGTCATCGAGACCTTTCCCGAGACGGTCGGCCGCGTCGCCTGCACGCTGAGGCAGGTGGCCTGGCGCGGCGAAACGCGGCTGTGCGAAGCCGTCGTCAAGGTCGGGTTCATCGGTCCTGATGGACGACCGCGCAAACAACCTGCCGCTTGGCAACATGCATTCGATTCGCTCGTCGACGGACGCATGCTCTCTCAATCTCCCGCCACAGGCCCTGTTTCTGGCCTTGAATCCGGCCCGGAAGGACTAGAATGA
- a CDS encoding histidine triad nucleotide-binding protein encodes MPIDPKQPYDENNIFAKILRGELPCTKVYEDDHALAFNDIRPQAPVHVLVIPKGAYVSWDDFTAKADDAEIAAFMRAVGNVTRQLELDGPGYRLMVNMGTNGHQEVPHLHVHIFGGRQFFQMICE; translated from the coding sequence ATGCCCATCGACCCCAAGCAGCCCTACGACGAGAACAACATCTTCGCGAAGATCCTGCGCGGCGAGCTGCCCTGCACGAAAGTCTACGAGGATGACCACGCGCTCGCCTTCAACGACATCCGTCCGCAGGCGCCGGTCCATGTTCTGGTGATCCCCAAGGGCGCCTACGTCTCCTGGGACGACTTCACCGCCAAGGCCGACGACGCCGAGATCGCCGCCTTCATGCGTGCGGTCGGCAATGTCACGCGCCAGCTCGAGCTGGACGGGCCGGGGTATCGCCTGATGGTCAACATGGGCACCAACGGCCACCAGGAAGTGCCGCACCTGCATGTCCACATTTTCGGCGGCCGGCAGTTCTTTCAGATGATCTGCGAGTAA
- the hisA gene encoding 1-(5-phosphoribosyl)-5-[(5-phosphoribosylamino)methylideneamino]imidazole-4-carboxamide isomerase, translating into MIVFPAIDLKQGQVVRLAEGDMARATVYGDNPAAQAMLFADAGSQFLHVVDLDGSFAGKAENREAVEAILEVFPGHVQLGGGIRTPEAVAGWFELGVSRVVMGTAALKDPQFVKDMAQEYPGGIVVAVDARDGMVATEGWAEVSDVSIVDMARRFEDAGVASLLFTDIGRDGLLKGCNVQATVDLARQTDLPVIASGGVKGLDDIRMLTLHENDGIEGVITGRALYDGRLDLATAIQMAQRG; encoded by the coding sequence ATGATCGTATTTCCCGCCATCGACCTCAAGCAGGGTCAGGTCGTCCGCCTCGCCGAAGGCGACATGGCGCGCGCCACCGTTTACGGCGACAACCCGGCCGCGCAGGCGATGCTCTTTGCCGATGCAGGCTCGCAGTTCCTTCATGTCGTCGATCTCGACGGGTCCTTTGCGGGCAAGGCCGAGAACCGCGAAGCGGTCGAGGCGATCCTCGAGGTGTTCCCCGGCCATGTGCAGCTCGGCGGCGGCATCCGCACGCCTGAGGCGGTCGCGGGCTGGTTCGAGCTGGGCGTCAGCCGCGTCGTCATGGGCACGGCCGCGCTCAAGGACCCGCAGTTCGTCAAGGACATGGCGCAGGAATACCCGGGCGGCATCGTCGTCGCCGTCGACGCGCGCGACGGCATGGTCGCGACCGAGGGCTGGGCCGAAGTGTCCGACGTTTCGATCGTCGACATGGCCCGCCGCTTCGAGGATGCGGGCGTCGCCTCGCTGCTGTTCACCGACATTGGCCGCGACGGCCTGCTCAAGGGCTGCAATGTGCAGGCGACCGTCGATCTGGCCCGCCAGACCGACCTGCCGGTAATCGCTTCGGGCGGCGTGAAAGGCCTCGACGACATCCGCATGCTGACCCTGCACGAGAACGACGGCATCGAGGGCGTCATTACCGGACGCGCGCTTTACGACGGCCGCCTCGACCTCGCGACCGCCATCCAGATGGCGCAGAGGGGCTGA